From the Terriglobales bacterium genome, the window CTTGCTGGCGGTCTTTTTCAGCGACGCCTGCAGCTTCTCCAGAGCGGGCCGGGAGAAGATGGCGCGGTCGTAGCGCAACAGGTGATAGGGGTGAACTTCGTTGCCGCGCACCAGCTCGACCCCGTCGAGATTGCGCGAGCTGAGCTCGAGGTTGCGGTTCGCCTTCGCCCCGTCCACCACGAGCGCCGTACCGTCAACCTTGAGCGCGCTCAGCGCTTTGCGGAAGGCGTTCGCCTTGACTTCAGCGAGATCGAAGTTCTCCACCACGGTCAGCTTGCCGTCGGCGAACTTGGAGGCCAGCGCCGAACGCAACGCGCCCAGCAGCTTCTTGCGCGGGAAGCTGTAATCATAGGAGCGCGGTTGCGGG encodes:
- the rplD gene encoding 50S ribosomal protein L4; the protein is MAKIDVMNLSGEKTGSFELAEEVFGAVNEDLLWEAVKHYRASQRAGTHATKNRKLVSGSGKKLWRQKGTGRARVGSIRSPLWRHGGTVHGPQPRSYDYSFPRKKLLGALRSALASKFADGKLTVVENFDLAEVKANAFRKALSALKVDGTALVVDGAKANRNLELSSRNLDGVELVRGNEVHPYHLLRYDRAIFSRPALEKLQASLKKTASKRRHEEVA